CGCCCTTCCTCGCACTACATACACGAATTCATTATAGCATATTTCCTAACATTATATCGTCTGAAACCATCAATTGTAAGGCTAAACTTGTCGTTTCTTGCGCTTACCCGGGAAATTATTGCTTATTTCCTAATCTGTGCAACCTCTTTTCCCAAGAAATTGCCCATTTTTGTTTTTGTTCCATTCGCCATTCCTCAGTCGAAGTAATCAATTGTATGCCTTCTAATGTATAATTAATGGCCTGCTTGTAATCTTTCATTTGATGCTCATAGAGCATAGCTAATTGTTCTAAAGCATGCAACTTTTTTCGTGGCTCTATAAAGTGGAGTGAAGCAACAAAAGCATCGATTGCATCGCTAAATTGCTTATTTTTTTTAAGTTGAATTGCCAAATAAAATTGAGCATTGCCCGCTTCTCGCGCATCAAATTGTGTCGTTACCTTTTCTAAAACGTTAACACTTTGGGGGCTTTTCTTTAGATCAGCATACCATTTCCCGATATTCGTGTAAGTATTGGCTGATTCATCGCTCGCCTCTTCAAATAATAAGTTAGTAGAATGAACATACAAGGTTATGAGCGATAGCAAATCCCATTCGTTATGAATAAGGACCTTCATAAGTGCATCAGGCACACCACTTTTCACAGCATCAAGATAAATGATTGGTGCTAAATAGCCAGGGATATCGCCTATACGAGAAAAGCCAAGCTTCTCCTCTTCTACTGATTTTAATTTCATGCGCTCCATATCATTTTTCCATAATCGCTTCGAGCTATGCAGTAAATCTATTTGGCGCTGTGTTCGTAATTTAGGTAATACTTTTTGGTTGAGGGTCCAACGTGTTTCAAGTTGTGGCCAATCAAAACTTTTACCATTATACGTAATAATCGTCGCTGTTTTTTGCCAAAGCCTAGATTCAAATAACAGGGCAGCTTCATGCCCTGGATCTGCTAAAACATATTGCGTTAAGACAAAATCATGATCTGTCAGTTCTAAAAAGCCCAGAAGAAAAATTTGTGTCCCAACACCTTTTAACCCAGTCGTTTCTGTATCAAAAAACAGTACTTGCTCACCCATATTTAATGCATAAGGATGTTCAAAATCAGCACTTTGCCATTTTGTTAGCGCGTCAAAAAATGACTGCAATTGATAGTGACCGTGCTGATAATTGAATGGATAATGCACTTGTCGTTTAAAAACGATGCCAAAGTCATTTTCGATGCGCGTAAGACCTGCCTTTTCCCACTGACCCGCATAGTGAGGAGCACTCGGCTTTTGAAAGATTTGTTCTTCGTTAGCTACCTGTTTTTCTACTTTTTTTCCTAGCATTTTTTTCATTTGTAGTATTTTATTTTCGTAAGACATTAACTTCACTCAT
The genomic region above belongs to Lysinibacillus sp. FSL W8-0992 and contains:
- a CDS encoding ribonuclease H-like domain-containing protein, which codes for MSYENKILQMKKMLGKKVEKQVANEEQIFQKPSAPHYAGQWEKAGLTRIENDFGIVFKRQVHYPFNYQHGHYQLQSFFDALTKWQSADFEHPYALNMGEQVLFFDTETTGLKGVGTQIFLLGFLELTDHDFVLTQYVLADPGHEAALLFESRLWQKTATIITYNGKSFDWPQLETRWTLNQKVLPKLRTQRQIDLLHSSKRLWKNDMERMKLKSVEEEKLGFSRIGDIPGYLAPIIYLDAVKSGVPDALMKVLIHNEWDLLSLITLYVHSTNLLFEEASDESANTYTNIGKWYADLKKSPQSVNVLEKVTTQFDAREAGNAQFYLAIQLKKNKQFSDAIDAFVASLHFIEPRKKLHALEQLAMLYEHQMKDYKQAINYTLEGIQLITSTEEWRMEQKQKWAISWEKRLHRLGNKQ